One genomic window of Fusarium verticillioides 7600 chromosome 2, whole genome shotgun sequence includes the following:
- a CDS encoding hypothetical protein (At least one base has a quality score < 10) — protein MAAATTKERELQLLDTVELKILNVANKEHKLHELLQRYLPPVILKAASEHAQVRAKVVQIFSNLKTFIQPPEVILPVGALLDQYKSSDSPLVKQLDISAIQHSIERLDDYERRQLIPKALSGFAKDQGVARAGPFFNIILRLLLDARIPPRGSKDDTEYREAIGLSDEADAKFLASMISIFLRLRNPTQTQNWTTANPTLTKAELDSLAVESPESQKVFERMSELKLKLISLLASGAFTDEEKFLPALYASSSFDNRLVSAAEEVLKRSSVSMEDEPLVKRLFHAHSILPPTYRTRILNMLSKSSISATMSDDIMAVVKLNFSSPDQASSELAQNLLPKSALEQTKLHTATFQYLAWVARVGPTQEGFDIAAPLVHELSTFIERQGWPVPWRTSHDDIALRSKAYETIGVLARSANMPIGRRLQLAHWLFKSLSEDTTSDAVVNIDGALSSLTTNIPAMTGNESQELKTMLLTFMSLADEPPAVRSTRHAVVKWANQCLAFSDVLGRWIDILAVGAYESERSDVIEQGHKGLDPWTYHAHAETSPTLPDWKEMIVTFFGSEISPYTITEAATAPLPDVTEKSHSVFENFQESRIAAFPVALRYCKHIMFLTALEDFEVEPDWMQTLDARVKTDIKTREKILAYLHTIDSGYILFYLKACLDGAYLRDSPITEECIRCFVDVASLSPGGALGFLTMFSDGLFQLIKSNNKEVRSLTARALGMLVSHLANDPSLIDYYRETLSALFENAERLVGPELNAAEGGLLAYSYVCSRSVYYGQPIPDDVQYPIQFITGENVVSSLHDTALEAFAQLWTAGLAIPEREGDHSLEKVISKLVASAKKSNEKAILALGRLAAGLSESGEANESEDGWSHGVLGNILKELFALHEIKQVEVQFTVGDAITATLARWESDYVKLTLDVESRGCLQKRNGSRGPLLTAVLNKIFADCKATKPSLLKASGIWLFCIVQYCSHLEEVQSRLRETQAAFMRLLSARDELVQETASRGLSLVYERGDADLKSALVKDLVSAFTGNGTQLKVDQETELFEPGALPTGEGSSITSYKDIVNLANEVGDQRLVYKFMSLAANAATWSTRSAFGRFGLSNILSESEVDPKLYPKLYRYRFDPNQNVQRSMDDIWKALVKDSGAVISTHFDAILEDLLKSILGREWRMREASCAAISELIQGQPFNKYENRYRDIWISALKVLDDVKGSVREAAFKLCRTLSNTLVRQLEEGTSGSAAKSMMKEALPFLLSDKGIESSVKEVQAFAAITVIELTKKGGKALRPFIPEMVPQLLGLLSSIEPEQINWHYQRAGEDSRDQIDKIRSQMVNRSPISEAIDNSLRFVDADVMAELAPKLEATIKTALGMPTKIGCSRVLTTLFTNHTNDIKGVSNKFLQLMEKQTMDKNDEVSQAYARATAYMLRAASDSAKNRFCKKFIDMYFDAEEESRRQKTADVIVALAKVSPDHFTALETQLLPFSYLGSHDTDEYTSKVFKKVWEQHAGSSRTVVRYVPEIVALVERCLDTAQWALRHGGAFTVAAMVSDVASASDVSGQISDANLNKIWPVFEKALALKTFAGKEKLLESYPKFVEKGHSLWKSDTKIAAQMKKIALREAKRNNDEYRVHAFRCLWEFAKARDDLDMLDEIVEIVTPYLEELKGDDETENGDKMDIDSKDQVAKEQLAEKAASNGLEAVARGHSRTDLGILTKIINILKPFLSSPNFATIKRQVWYECVRDLMNDATPSSTPDENAVALTYLLSLDVDLVDTGTEAQRVMRAKAVGALFKAKGKGVFGPTGGPDAAQLKTMVSQALEAERSLEVQRVLRDILVEME, from the exons ATGGCGGCAGCAACAACGAAAGAGAGGGAACTGCAGCTGCTGGACACCGTCGAGCTCAAGATCCTAAATGTTGCCAACAAGGAACATAAGCTGCACGAGCTATTACAACGTTATCTGCCGCCGGTCATCCTCAAGGCGGCTAGTGAACATGCTCAAGTTCGAGCTAAAGTGGTCCAGATATTCTCCAACCTGAAGACCTTCATCCAACCCCCGGA GGTAATTCTTCCTGTAGGCGCACTGCTTGATCAATACAAGTCTAGTGACTCCCCGTTAGTCAAGCAACTTGATATCTCAGCCATACAACATAGCATAGAGCGCCTGGATGACTATGAACGAAGACAGCTTATACCTAAAGCTTTGTCAGGATTCGCCAAGGACCAAGGTGTTGCCCGAGCTGGtccattcttcaacatcattctgcgtctcctccttgatgcCCGGATACCTCCAAGaggcagcaaagatgatacCGAGTACCGAGAAGCAATCGGACTATCAGACGAGGCCGACGCAAAGTTCCTTGCTAGCATGATTAGCATTTTCCTACGGCTACGGAACCCTACGCAAACTCAGAACTGGACCACAGCTAACCCAACACTCACTAAAGCTGAGCTCGATTCGCTAGCTGTGGAAAGCCCCGAGTCACAGAAGGTTTTCGAGAGGATGTCAGagttgaagctcaagctcatctcgTTGCTTGCAAGTGGTGCTTTTACTGACGAAGAGAAGTTCTTGCCCGCGCTTTACGCTTCATCCAGTTTCGATAACAGACTTGTAtctgcagctgaagaagtttTGAAGCGAAGCTCTGTGTCTATGGAAGATGAGCCACTTGTCAAGCGCCTGTTTCATGCTCACTCAATCCTGCCGCCCACCTACCGGACCAGAATTCTCAACATGCTCTCTAAATCATCCATCTCGGCAACAATGTCGGATGATATCATGGCTGTAGTCAaactcaacttctcctcgccagatcaagcttcaagtGAATTGGCACAGAATCTGCTGCCCAAGAGTGCGCTCGAACAAACAAAACTGCATACGGCGACGTTTCAGTACCTTGCCTGGGTAGCACGCGTTGGGCCCACGCAGGAAGGATTTGACATTGCTGCTCCTCTCGTGCATGAGCTGTCCACTTTTATAGAGCGTCAAGGCTGGCCTGTTCCGTGGCGAACATCTCACGACGATATTGCACTACGATCGAAAGCGTACGAAACTATTGGAGTGTTGGCGAGAAGTGCGAATATGCCAATTGGGAGGCGTCTACAACTCGCGCACTGGCTTTTTAAGTCATTGTCAGAGGATACGACTTCCGATGCAGTTGTGAACATAGATGGAGCTCTGTCCAGCCTAACCACCAACATTCCGGCAATGACGGGCAATGAGTCTCAAGAGTTGAAGACAATGCTGCTAACGTTTATGTCTCTCGCTGATGAGCCCCCTGCTGTTAGAAGCACTCGACACGCTGTGGTCAAGTGGGCCAACCAGTGCCTCGCCTTTTCCGATGTTCTGGGACGCTGGATTGACATTCTGGCCGTTGGTGCCTACGAAAGCGAGAGAAGTGATGTTATTGAGCAGGGCCACAAAGGTCTTGACCCTTGGACTTATCACGCACACGCCGAAACCAGTCCGACATTGCCAGACTGGAAAGAAATGATAGTCACGTTCTTTGGTTCTGAAATTAGCCCATATACCATTACGGAAGCCGCCACTGCCCCTCTTCCAGATGTGACAGAAAAGTCGCACTCGGTGTTTGAGAACTTCCAAGAATCTCGTATAGCTGCTTTCCCAGTTGCCCTGAGATATTGCAAGCACATAATGTTCCTCACAGCTCTCGAAGACTTCGAAGTGGAGCCTGACTGGATGCAAACTCTAGATGCACGAGTCAAAACGGACATCAAGACGCGAGAGAAGATCCTAGCATATCTGCATACAATCGATAGTGGATACATACTCTTCTATCTGAAGGCATGCCTCGATGGAGCCTACCTCAGGGACTCTCCGATTACGGAAGAATGCATCCgttgttttgttgatgtggCATCCCTCAGCCCCGGCGGGGCACTGGGGTTCTTGACCATGTTTAGCGATGGCCTTTTCCAGCTGATCAAGTCGAATAATAAGGAAGTCCGGTCACTGACTGCTCGTGCCCTTGGAATGCTTGTGTCACATCTCGCGAATGACCCGTCTCTTATAGACTATTACCGCGAGACTCTGAGTGCACTATTCGAAAACGCCGAGAGGTTAGTCGGGCCTGAACTCAACGCTGCTGAGGGAGGATTACTGGCATACAGCTACGTCTGTTCGCGAAGCGTTTACTACGGACAACCCATTCCCGACGATGTTCAATATCCCATTCAGTTCATCACCGGCGAAAACGTTGTGTCGTCACTCCATGACACAGCGCTCGAGGCTTTTGCACAGCTGTGGACAGCCGGACTCGCTATCCCGGAACGTGAAGGTGATCACTCACTGGAAAAGGTTATCAGCAAGCTAGTCGCCTCAGCAAAGAAAAGCAACGAGAAGGCAATTCTTGCTCTGGGAAGACTGGCTGCCGGGCTGAGTGAAAGTGGAGAGGCTAATGAGAGCGAAGATGGATGGTCGCATGGAGTCCTGGGCAACATCCTCAAGGAGCTTTTCGCCCTACATGAGATCAAGCAAGTCGAAGTGCAGTTCACTGTGGGAGATGCTATCACTGCAACTCTGGCACGATGGGAATCCGATTATGTAAAGCTGACCCTGGATGTCGAGTCTCGCGGTTGTCTTCAGAAGCGCAATGGATCCCGTGGCCCGCTTCTCACAGCTGTTCTTAACAAGATCTTCGCTGACTGCAAGGCCACAAAGCCATCGCTGCTGAAGGCGTCCGGCATCTGGCTTTTCTGCATTGTTCAATATTGTTCACACCTGGAAGAGGTTCAGTCGAGGCTCCGAGAGACTCAAGCTGCATTTATGAGACTTCTTAGCGCACGCGACGAGCTTGTACAAGAGACTGCCTCGCGCGGTTTGTCTTTGGTATACGAGCGTGGCGATGCTGATCTCAAGAGCGCCCTTGTGAAGGATCTAGTGTCTGCATTCACAGGCAACGGCACCCAGCTCAAGGTCGACCAAGAAACAGAGCTGTTTGAGCCTGGTGCTCTGCCAACTGGCGAGGGCAGCTCCATCACTTCATACAAGGACATTGTCAATCTAGCCAATGAAGTTGGCGATCAAAGGCTTGTTTACAAGTTCATGTCACTTGCTGCGAATGCTGCTACCTGGTCAACTCGATCTGCCTTTGGTCGATTTGGACTCAGCAACATTCTTTCAGAGTCTGAAGTTGACCCTAAGCTCTATCCCAAGCTCTACCGTTACCGATTTGACCCCAATCAAAACGTGCAGCGATCCATGGACGATATTTGGAAGGCACTTGTCAAGGATTCGGGCGCAGTTATCAGCACTCACTTTGATGCGATCCTGGAAGACTTGCTTAAGAGTATCTTGGGCCGAGAATGGCGCATGCGAGAAGCAAGCTGTGCTGCTATCTCGGAGCTCATCCAGGGCCAGCCATTCAACAAGTACGAGAATCGATACCGTGATATCTGGATATCGGCATtaaaggttcttgatgatgtcaaAGGTTCTGTGCGAGAGGCTGCCTTCAAGCTTTGCAGAACCTTATCTAATACTCTTGTTCGACAACTCGAGGAGGGAACTAGTGGATCTGCTGCTAAATCtatgatgaaggaggctCTCCCCTTCCTTCTGTCTGACAAAGGTATCGAAAGTTCTGTCAAAGAAGTCCAAGCCTTTGCTGCTATTACCGTCATCGAGCTCACTAAGAAGGGTGGAAAGGCTCTCCGACCATTTATTCCGGAGATGgttcctcaacttcttggttTACTGAGCTCTATCGAGCCCGAGCAAATCAACTGGCATTATCAGAGAGCTGGTGAGGACAGCCGAGACCAGATTGATAAAATTCGATCACAAATGGTGAACCGATCTCCGATTTCTGAGGCCATTGACAATTCACTTCGATTCGTGGACGCGGATGTTATGGCTGAATTGGCACCTAAACTAGAGGCAACTATCAAAACTGCTCTCGGCATGCCGACAAAGATAGGATGCAGTCGTGTATTGACGACCCTATTCACAAACCACACAAATGACATTAAGGGAGTGAgcaacaagttcctccaactgatggagaagcagacaaTGGACAAGAACGACGAGGTCAGCCAGGCATATGCTCGAGCTACCGCATATATGTTGAGAGCTGCTTCGGACTCGGCCAAGAACCGATTCTGCAAAAAGTTTATCGACATGTACTTCGACGCAGAGGAGGAATCGCGTCGCCAGAAGACTGCAGATGTGATTGTGGCGCTGGCTAAGGTCTCGCCTGACCACTTCACTGCCCTAGAGACACAATTGCTACCCTTCTCCTACTTGGGCTCTCACGATACAGACGAGTATACCAGCAAAGTATTCAAGAAAGTATGGGAGCAGCACGCTGGAAGCAGTCGCACTGTTGTTCGTTACGTTCCCGAGATCGTAGCACTCGTGGAGAGGTGTTTGGATACTGCACAATGGGCCCTTCGGCATGGTGGAGCTTTCACCGTTGCGGCTATGGTATCTGATGTTGCAAGTGCAAGTGATGTTAGTGGCCAAATCAGCGACGccaatctcaacaagatctggCCTGTTTTCGAGAAAGCACTGGCCCTGAAGACATTCGCTGGCAAAGAGAAGCTCCTTGAATCATACCCTAAATTCGTCGAGAAGGGACACAGCTTGTGGAAGTCAGACACAAAGATCGCTGcacagatgaagaagattgctcttcgagaagctaAGCGAAACAACGACGAGTACCGTGTGCACGCTTTCCGCTGTCTCTGGGAGTTTGCGAAAGCTCGGGATGATCTCgacatgcttgatgagattgtggaGATCGTTACGCCTTatcttgaagagctgaaggGAGACGACGAGACCGAGAATGGAGATAAAATGGATATCGACTCTAAGGATCAAGTCGCGAAGGAACAGCTTGCAGAGAAGGCGGCTTCCAACGGCTTGGAGGCTGTTGCTCGCGGGCATAGCCGAACTGATCTTGGCATTCtgaccaagatcatcaataTTCTCAAGCCTTTCCTGTCAAGCCCGAACTTTGCGACTATCAAGCGCCAAGTATGGTACGAGTGTGTACGCGATCTTATGAACGATGCCacgccttcatcaacaccgGATGAAAATGCCGTGGCGCTTACTTATCTACTGAGCCTGGATGTTGACTTGGTTGACACTGGCACTGAAGCACAGAGAGTTATGAGGGCCAAGGCAGTGGGCGCATTGTTCAAGGCAAAGGGCAAGGGAGTCTTTGGACCGACTGGGGGCCCTGACGCTGCGCAGTTGAAGACGATGGTGAGTCAGGCGCTGGAAGCCGAGAGGTCTTTGGAGGTTCAGCGTGTGCTGAGGGATATCCTCGTTGAGATGGAGTAA